In Citrobacter sp. RHB25-C09, the following proteins share a genomic window:
- the nrfG gene encoding heme lyase NrfEFG subunit NrfG: MISAVLLMICIGGYFLSPKWQAVRSEQRRLADPLRDFTEGQAEEAQLLTLQSEIRANPQDSEKWALLGEYYLWRNDYPYALLAYRQALRTRGKNAELYSALATVLYYQAGQHMTPPAREMIDKALALDAAEITALMLLASDAFMQANYAQAITYWQKVLDTNSPRVNRTQLIESINMAKLLHNRQE; this comes from the coding sequence GTGATATCTGCGGTCTTACTGATGATTTGTATCGGCGGCTATTTCTTAAGTCCGAAATGGCAGGCGGTACGCAGTGAACAGCGACGTTTAGCCGATCCGCTGCGTGACTTTACCGAAGGGCAAGCGGAGGAGGCGCAATTGTTGACGTTACAATCCGAGATTCGCGCCAACCCGCAGGACAGTGAAAAGTGGGCGCTGCTCGGCGAATACTATCTCTGGCGCAACGATTACCCTTATGCGCTGCTGGCTTATCGTCAGGCGCTACGCACCCGTGGGAAAAATGCCGAACTGTACTCGGCGTTGGCGACGGTTTTGTATTACCAGGCGGGACAGCATATGACGCCTCCGGCCCGCGAGATGATTGATAAAGCGCTGGCGCTGGACGCCGCCGAGATCACCGCGCTCATGCTGCTGGCATCCGATGCGTTTATGCAGGCGAATTATGCGCAGGCGATAACCTACTGGCAAAAAGTACTCGATACAAACTCGCCAAGGGTAAACCGTACGCAGCTGATCGAGTCAATTAACATGGCCAAACTGTTACATAACCGACAGGAGTGA
- the nrfD gene encoding cytochrome c nitrite reductase subunit NrfD, translating into MTNASAFHFESLVWDWPIAIYLFLIGISAGLVTLAILLRRFHPESGGSDSTLLRTTLVLGPATIILGLLILVFHLTRPWTFWKLMFHYSFTSVMSMGVMLFQLYMVVMILWLAKIFEKEVIALQQRWLPRLGLVQKVLTLITPFHRGLETLMLVLAVLLGAYTGFLLSALKSYPFLNNPILPVLFLFSGISSGAAVALIAMALRQRGNPHSTEAHFVHRMETPVVWLEIFLLAAFFVGLALGDDGKMRALTAALGGGFWTWWFWLGVAGLGLVVPMLLKPWANRSSTFHGVLALCGASLTGVLLLRFFILYAGQLTVA; encoded by the coding sequence ATGACGAACGCATCCGCTTTCCATTTTGAATCGCTGGTGTGGGACTGGCCCATCGCTATCTATCTGTTTCTGATCGGCATCTCCGCCGGGCTGGTCACGCTGGCGATTCTGCTGCGTCGTTTCCACCCGGAATCGGGCGGTTCAGATAGCACCCTGCTGCGCACCACGCTGGTTCTGGGACCGGCGACCATTATCCTCGGTCTGCTGATTCTGGTTTTCCACCTGACGCGTCCGTGGACCTTCTGGAAGCTGATGTTTCACTACAGCTTCACCTCGGTGATGTCGATGGGGGTCATGCTGTTCCAGCTGTATATGGTGGTGATGATTCTGTGGCTGGCAAAAATCTTTGAAAAAGAGGTGATTGCTCTGCAACAGCGCTGGCTGCCGCGTCTGGGGCTGGTCCAGAAGGTGCTGACGTTGATTACGCCGTTCCACCGTGGGCTGGAAACGCTGATGCTGGTGCTGGCAGTCCTGCTCGGCGCTTACACCGGGTTTCTGCTCTCGGCGCTGAAGTCCTACCCGTTCCTGAATAATCCGATCCTGCCGGTGCTGTTCCTGTTCTCCGGGATCTCCTCCGGCGCAGCGGTGGCGCTGATCGCGATGGCCCTGCGCCAGCGCGGTAACCCGCACAGCACCGAGGCGCACTTCGTCCACCGTATGGAAACGCCGGTGGTATGGCTGGAGATCTTCCTGCTGGCGGCGTTCTTTGTCGGCCTGGCGCTGGGCGATGACGGTAAAATGCGTGCGCTGACGGCGGCGTTGGGCGGAGGCTTCTGGACGTGGTGGTTCTGGCTCGGCGTGGCGGGACTGGGGTTAGTGGTTCCGATGCTGCTAAAACCCTGGGCTAATCGCAGTTCGACGTTTCACGGCGTGCTGGCGCTCTGCGGGGCCAGTCTGACCGGCGTTCTGCTGCTGCGCTTTTTCATTCTCTATGCAGGACAACTGACCGTAGCGTAA
- the nrfC gene encoding cytochrome c nitrite reductase Fe-S protein, which translates to MSCSRRQFITGVGALVAVSGTAGRVVAKTLNINGVRYGMVHDESLCIGCTACMDACREVNNVPEGVSRLTIIRSEPQGTFPDVKYRFFRHSCQHCDHAPCVDVCPTGASYRDAANGIVDVNPDLCVGCQYCIAACPYRVRFIHPVTKTADKCDFCRKTNLKAGKLPACVESCPTKALTFGNLDDPNSDISRLLRQKTTYRYKLALGTKPKVYRVPFKFGEVSQ; encoded by the coding sequence ATGAGTTGCTCTCGTCGCCAGTTTATCACCGGCGTCGGCGCGCTGGTGGCCGTCAGCGGAACCGCAGGACGCGTGGTGGCGAAAACGTTGAATATCAACGGCGTGCGTTATGGCATGGTCCATGACGAGTCGTTGTGCATCGGCTGTACCGCCTGCATGGATGCCTGTCGGGAAGTCAACAACGTACCGGAAGGCGTCTCGCGTCTGACGATTATTCGCAGTGAGCCACAGGGCACGTTTCCTGATGTGAAGTACCGCTTCTTCCGCCATTCGTGCCAGCACTGCGATCATGCGCCGTGCGTGGACGTTTGTCCGACCGGCGCGTCATATCGCGATGCCGCCAACGGCATTGTTGATGTGAATCCGGATCTCTGCGTCGGCTGCCAGTACTGCATCGCCGCCTGTCCGTATCGTGTGCGCTTTATCCACCCGGTCACGAAGACGGCGGATAAGTGCGATTTCTGTCGGAAAACGAATCTGAAGGCGGGCAAACTCCCGGCTTGCGTCGAATCCTGTCCAACGAAAGCGCTGACGTTTGGCAATCTGGACGATCCCAACAGCGATATTTCCCGTCTGCTGCGCCAGAAAACGACGTATCGCTACAAGCTGGCGCTGGGGACCAAACCGAAGGTCTACCGCGTTCCCTTTAAATTTGGGGAGGTGAGCCAATGA
- the nrfB gene encoding cytochrome c nitrite reductase pentaheme subunit, whose amino-acid sequence MSVLRSLLTAGVLATGLLWSLSGMSATPTPQETERWEVTPQRSADAACLDCHKPDTQGMHGKHASAINPNNKQPVTCTNCHGQPSPQHREGVKDVMRFNEPVYNVEQQNSVCMSCHLPEQLQKAFWPHDVHVTKVTCASCHSLHPKQDTMQTLNDKGRIKICVDCHSDQRNNPNFNPASIPLLKEHP is encoded by the coding sequence ATGAGCGTATTACGTTCGTTATTAACTGCTGGGGTGCTGGCGACGGGTCTGTTATGGAGCCTGAGCGGAATGTCCGCCACGCCAACGCCGCAGGAAACTGAACGCTGGGAAGTGACTCCGCAGCGTAGCGCGGATGCCGCGTGTCTGGACTGTCACAAGCCAGATACCCAGGGGATGCACGGAAAACACGCGTCCGCGATCAATCCGAACAATAAACAGCCGGTCACCTGCACCAACTGTCACGGCCAGCCATCACCTCAGCACCGCGAAGGGGTGAAGGATGTGATGCGCTTTAACGAGCCGGTGTATAACGTGGAACAGCAGAACAGCGTCTGCATGTCCTGCCACCTGCCTGAGCAGTTGCAAAAAGCGTTCTGGCCGCATGACGTCCACGTAACCAAAGTGACCTGCGCCAGTTGTCACTCGCTGCATCCGAAGCAAGACACGATGCAGACGCTGAACGATAAAGGACGGATTAAGATCTGCGTCGATTGCCACAGCGATCAGCGTAACAATCCGAACTTTAACCCGGCGTCGATTCCGTTGCTTAAGGAGCATCCATGA
- the nrfA gene encoding ammonia-forming nitrite reductase cytochrome c552 subunit, with the protein MTRITLSARRLISLIVPLFFISSVYAEQTLEPAKPVTVEAKNEVFAPQHPDQYLSWKSTSEQSDRVDALAEDPRLVILWAGYPFSRDYNKPRGHAYAVTDVRETLRTGAPKNAEDGPLPMACWSCKSPDVARLIQKDGEAGYFHGKWARGGPEIVNNLGCGDCHNTASPDFAKGKPELTLSRPYAARAMETIGKPFDKASRFDQQSMVCGQCHVEYYFDGKDKAVKFPWDDGMKAENMEEYYDNIAFSDWTNSLSKAPMLKAQHPEYETWSAGIHGKNNVTCIDCHMPKVQNAEGKLYTDHKIGNPFDSFSQTCANCHTQDKATLQKVVAERKQSIQDLKVKVEDQLVRAHFEAKAAWDAGATEAEMKPILQDIRHAQWRWDLSIASHGIQMHAPEEGLRMLGIAMDKAADARTKLARLLATKGITHEIAIPDISTKEKAQAAIGLNMQQIKAEKQDFIKTVIPQWEDQARKNGLLSQ; encoded by the coding sequence ATGACAAGGATTACTTTAAGCGCACGCCGTTTAATCAGCCTGATAGTACCGCTTTTTTTCATTTCGTCGGTCTACGCTGAACAAACGCTCGAGCCAGCAAAACCGGTCACCGTTGAGGCAAAAAATGAAGTTTTCGCGCCTCAGCATCCCGATCAATACCTCTCCTGGAAATCAACGTCTGAACAATCCGACCGCGTAGATGCGCTGGCGGAAGATCCGCGCCTGGTCATTCTTTGGGCGGGTTATCCTTTCTCCCGCGATTACAACAAGCCGCGCGGCCATGCCTATGCGGTGACTGACGTGCGTGAAACCTTGCGTACCGGTGCGCCGAAAAACGCCGAAGATGGCCCGCTGCCGATGGCCTGCTGGAGCTGTAAAAGCCCGGACGTCGCGCGCCTGATTCAAAAAGATGGCGAAGCGGGTTACTTCCACGGCAAATGGGCGCGTGGGGGACCGGAAATCGTCAATAACTTAGGCTGTGGCGACTGCCATAACACCGCGTCGCCAGACTTTGCCAAAGGCAAACCTGAGCTGACGCTGTCGCGTCCTTATGCCGCGCGGGCGATGGAAACCATCGGTAAGCCGTTCGATAAAGCCAGCCGTTTCGACCAGCAGTCAATGGTATGCGGTCAGTGCCACGTGGAGTACTACTTTGACGGCAAAGATAAAGCCGTTAAGTTCCCGTGGGATGACGGCATGAAAGCCGAGAATATGGAGGAGTATTACGACAACATCGCCTTCTCTGACTGGACAAACTCTCTGTCGAAAGCGCCGATGCTGAAAGCACAGCACCCGGAATATGAAACCTGGAGCGCGGGCATTCACGGTAAAAACAACGTGACCTGTATCGACTGCCATATGCCGAAAGTGCAGAACGCCGAAGGCAAACTCTACACCGACCATAAAATTGGTAATCCATTCGACAGCTTCTCTCAGACCTGCGCGAACTGCCATACCCAGGACAAAGCGACTCTGCAAAAAGTGGTTGCCGAGCGTAAACAGTCGATCCAGGACCTGAAGGTCAAAGTTGAAGATCAACTGGTGCGTGCCCACTTCGAAGCGAAAGCCGCCTGGGATGCCGGTGCGACGGAAGCGGAAATGAAGCCGATTCTGCAGGATATCCGCCACGCACAATGGCGCTGGGATCTGTCGATTGCTTCCCACGGCATTCAGATGCACGCACCGGAAGAAGGTCTGCGCATGTTGGGTATTGCCATGGATAAAGCCGCCGATGCCCGTACCAAACTGGCGCGTCTGCTGGCAACCAAAGGTATTACCCATGAAATAGCGATTCCGGATATTTCCACTAAAGAGAAAGCTCAGGCGGCGATTGGTTTGAATATGCAGCAAATCAAAGCTGAGAAGCAGGACTTCATCAAAACGGTGATTCCGCAGTGGGAAGATCAGGCGCGTAAAAACGGTCTGTTAAGCCAATAA
- the acs gene encoding acetate--CoA ligase: protein MSQIHKHAIPANIADRCLINPEQYEAKYQQSINEPDTFWGEQGKILDWIKPYQKVKNTSFAPGNVSIKWYEDGTLNLAANCLDRHLAKNGDRTAIIWEGDDASQSKNISYRELHRDVCRFANTLQDLGIKKGDVVAIYMPMVPEAAVAMLACARIGAVHSVIFGGFSPEAVAGRIIDSSSKLVITADEGVRAGRNIPLKKNVDDALKNPNVKTIEHVIVLKRTGSNIDWTEGRDLWWGDLIEKASDQHQPVEVNAEDPLFILYTSGSTGKPKGVLHTTGGYLVYAATTFKYVFDYHEGDIYWCTADVGWVTGHSYLLYGPLACGATTLMFEGVPNWPTPARMAQVVDKHQVNILYTAPTAIRALMAEGDKAIEGTDRSSLRILGSVGEPINPEAWEWYWKKIGNEKCPVVDTWWQTETGGFMITPLPGATELKAGSATRPFFGVQPALVDNEGNPLEGATDGNLVITDSWPGQARTLFGDHERFEQTYFSTFKNMYFSGDGARRDEDGYYWITGRVDDVLNVSGHRLGTAEIESALVAHPKIAEAAVVGIPHSIKGQAIYAYVTLNHGEEPSPELYAEVRNWVRKEIGPLATPDVLHWTDSLPKTRSGKIMRRILRKIAAGDTSNLGDTSTLADPGVVEKLLEEKQAIAMPS, encoded by the coding sequence ATGAGCCAAATCCATAAACACGCTATTCCCGCAAATATTGCGGATCGTTGCCTGATAAACCCGGAGCAGTATGAGGCGAAGTACCAACAATCAATTAACGAGCCAGATACCTTTTGGGGCGAACAGGGAAAGATTCTCGACTGGATTAAGCCGTACCAGAAAGTGAAGAACACATCTTTCGCGCCAGGCAATGTCTCCATTAAATGGTACGAGGACGGCACGCTGAATCTGGCAGCAAACTGTCTCGACCGGCACCTGGCAAAAAACGGCGACCGTACCGCCATCATCTGGGAAGGTGACGACGCTTCTCAGAGCAAAAACATTAGCTATCGCGAGCTGCATCGCGACGTTTGCCGTTTCGCCAATACGCTTCAGGATCTGGGCATTAAAAAAGGCGATGTAGTCGCCATTTATATGCCGATGGTGCCGGAAGCCGCCGTCGCTATGCTGGCCTGCGCGCGTATCGGCGCGGTGCACTCGGTGATCTTCGGCGGATTTTCGCCAGAAGCGGTTGCCGGACGCATTATCGACTCCAGTTCTAAACTGGTGATTACTGCCGATGAAGGCGTGCGCGCCGGACGCAATATCCCATTGAAGAAAAACGTCGACGACGCGCTGAAAAACCCGAACGTGAAGACCATTGAACATGTGATCGTGCTGAAGCGTACCGGCAGCAATATCGACTGGACGGAAGGACGCGACCTGTGGTGGGGCGATCTGATTGAGAAAGCAAGCGATCAACACCAACCTGTCGAGGTGAATGCGGAAGACCCGCTGTTCATTCTTTATACCTCCGGCTCTACCGGCAAACCGAAAGGCGTTTTGCATACCACCGGCGGGTATCTGGTCTATGCCGCGACGACCTTTAAGTACGTGTTCGACTACCATGAAGGCGATATTTACTGGTGCACTGCCGACGTGGGCTGGGTGACCGGGCACAGCTACCTGCTGTACGGCCCGCTGGCCTGCGGCGCAACCACCCTGATGTTTGAAGGCGTGCCAAACTGGCCGACGCCAGCGCGCATGGCGCAAGTGGTAGATAAACACCAGGTCAATATTCTGTATACCGCGCCGACGGCGATCCGTGCGCTGATGGCAGAAGGCGACAAAGCCATCGAAGGGACCGACCGTTCCTCATTGCGTATCCTGGGCTCCGTGGGCGAGCCGATTAACCCGGAAGCGTGGGAGTGGTACTGGAAGAAGATCGGCAACGAGAAATGTCCAGTGGTCGATACCTGGTGGCAAACCGAAACCGGTGGATTCATGATCACCCCGCTGCCGGGGGCGACGGAACTGAAGGCGGGTTCCGCCACGCGTCCATTCTTCGGCGTGCAACCTGCGCTGGTGGATAACGAAGGCAATCCGCTGGAAGGAGCAACCGACGGCAACCTGGTGATTACCGACTCGTGGCCGGGTCAGGCGCGCACGCTGTTCGGCGATCACGAACGCTTTGAGCAGACCTACTTCTCTACCTTCAAAAATATGTACTTCAGCGGTGACGGTGCGCGTCGTGATGAAGACGGTTACTACTGGATCACCGGGCGTGTGGATGACGTGCTGAACGTCTCCGGCCACCGTCTGGGTACGGCGGAGATTGAATCGGCGCTGGTCGCGCATCCGAAGATTGCCGAAGCCGCCGTGGTGGGTATTCCGCATAGTATTAAAGGCCAGGCGATTTACGCTTACGTCACGCTGAACCACGGCGAAGAGCCGTCACCTGAACTCTACGCGGAAGTGCGTAACTGGGTGCGTAAAGAGATTGGCCCGCTGGCGACCCCAGACGTGCTGCACTGGACCGACTCACTGCCGAAAACCCGTTCCGGCAAAATCATGCGCCGTATTTTGCGCAAGATCGCGGCGGGCGATACCAGCAATCTGGGCGATACCTCGACCCTCGCCGATCCTGGCGTAGTAGAGAAACTGCTCGAAGAGAAGCAGGCCATCGCGATGCCTTCATAA
- a CDS encoding DUF485 domain-containing protein produces the protein MNDQIYQRIEDSARFRELVEKRQRFATILSIIMLVVYISFILLIAFAPGWLGTPLHAGTSVTRGIPIGVGVILISFILTGIYIWRANGEFDRLNNAVLHEVKAS, from the coding sequence ATGAATGACCAAATTTATCAGCGGATAGAAGACAGTGCGCGTTTCAGGGAATTAGTCGAAAAACGGCAACGGTTTGCCACAATTCTGTCGATTATCATGCTGGTGGTTTATATCAGCTTTATTCTTCTGATTGCCTTTGCGCCTGGCTGGCTGGGCACTCCGCTCCATGCGGGAACCAGCGTCACCCGGGGGATCCCGATTGGCGTGGGGGTTATTTTAATTTCCTTCATTTTGACCGGTATTTATATCTGGCGGGCGAACGGCGAATTCGACCGTCTTAATAATGCGGTACTGCACGAGGTTAAAGCATCATGA
- the actP gene encoding cation/acetate symporter ActP, with translation MKRVLTALAATLPFAANAADAISGAVQRQPTNWQAIVMFLIFVVFTLGITYWASKRVRSRSDYYTAGGNITGFQNGLAIAGDYMSAASFLGISALVFTSGYDGLIYSLGFLVGWPIILFLIAERLRNLGRYTFADVASYRLKQGPIRILAACGSLVVVALYLIAQMVGAGKLIELLFGLNYHIAVVLVGVLMMMYVLFGGMLATTWVQIIKAVLLLFGASFMAFMVMKHVGFSFNNLFTEAMAVHPKGSAIMSPGGLVKDPISALSLGLGLMFGTAGLPHILMRFFTVSDAREARKSVFYATGFMGYFYILTFIIGFGAIMLVGANPAYKDAAGALIGGNNMAAVHLANAVGGNLFLGFISAVAFATILAVVAGLTLAGASAVSHDLYANVFRKGATEREELRVSKITVLVLGVIAIILGVLFENQNIAFMVGLAFAIAASCNFPIILLSMYWSKLTTRGAMMGGWLGLLTAVVLMVLGPTIWVQILGHEKAIFPYEYPALFSISVAFLGIWFFSATDNSEEGNREREQFRAQFIRSQTGYGVEQGRAH, from the coding sequence ATGAAGAGAGTCCTGACGGCGCTTGCCGCCACACTACCCTTCGCGGCCAACGCGGCGGATGCCATTAGCGGTGCGGTCCAACGCCAGCCAACCAACTGGCAGGCGATTGTTATGTTCCTGATTTTCGTCGTGTTTACGCTTGGTATCACTTACTGGGCGTCTAAACGCGTGCGTTCACGCAGCGACTACTACACGGCGGGCGGTAATATCACTGGCTTCCAGAATGGGCTGGCGATTGCGGGTGACTATATGTCTGCCGCATCTTTCCTGGGGATTTCCGCACTGGTGTTTACTTCCGGTTATGACGGGCTGATCTACTCACTGGGCTTTCTGGTGGGCTGGCCGATCATCCTGTTCCTGATCGCCGAACGTCTGCGTAACCTCGGTCGTTACACCTTTGCTGATGTCGCCTCCTATCGACTGAAACAAGGCCCAATTCGTATTCTTGCAGCCTGTGGTTCGCTGGTGGTTGTGGCGCTATATCTGATCGCTCAGATGGTTGGCGCAGGTAAGCTAATCGAACTGCTGTTCGGTCTGAATTACCACATTGCGGTGGTGCTGGTCGGCGTGCTGATGATGATGTACGTCCTGTTTGGCGGCATGCTGGCGACGACGTGGGTGCAAATCATCAAAGCCGTTCTGCTGCTGTTCGGCGCCAGCTTTATGGCTTTCATGGTGATGAAGCACGTCGGTTTCAGCTTTAATAACCTGTTCACCGAAGCGATGGCGGTTCACCCGAAAGGCTCCGCTATTATGAGCCCAGGTGGTCTGGTGAAAGACCCGATTTCCGCGCTCTCGCTCGGCCTCGGCCTGATGTTTGGTACGGCTGGCCTGCCACACATTCTGATGCGTTTCTTTACGGTGAGCGATGCCCGCGAAGCGCGTAAGAGCGTGTTCTACGCCACTGGCTTTATGGGTTATTTCTACATCCTGACCTTTATTATCGGCTTTGGCGCGATCATGCTGGTTGGCGCGAACCCGGCGTATAAAGACGCGGCTGGCGCGCTGATTGGTGGTAACAACATGGCGGCGGTGCATCTGGCTAACGCGGTGGGTGGTAACCTGTTCCTCGGCTTCATTTCAGCGGTCGCGTTCGCCACGATTCTGGCGGTGGTTGCGGGTCTGACGCTGGCCGGTGCATCTGCGGTTTCTCACGATCTCTACGCCAACGTATTCCGTAAAGGCGCGACCGAACGTGAAGAACTTCGGGTATCGAAAATCACCGTACTGGTGCTGGGCGTGATTGCTATCATCCTCGGCGTGCTGTTTGAAAACCAGAATATCGCCTTCATGGTGGGTCTGGCATTCGCTATCGCAGCAAGCTGTAACTTCCCGATTATCCTGCTATCCATGTACTGGTCGAAGCTGACCACGCGTGGCGCGATGATGGGCGGCTGGTTAGGCCTGCTGACGGCGGTGGTGCTGATGGTGCTTGGCCCAACGATTTGGGTCCAGATTCTGGGTCATGAAAAAGCCATCTTCCCGTATGAATACCCGGCGCTGTTCTCCATCTCCGTGGCATTCCTTGGGATCTGGTTCTTCTCAGCAACCGATAACTCCGAAGAAGGTAACCGCGAACGCGAGCAGTTCCGTGCTCAGTTCATCCGTTCTCAGACCGGTTACGGCGTAGAACAAGGCCGCGCTCACTAA
- a CDS encoding DUF4431 domain-containing protein → MKYLWISAFLFSHAVLANCPDENQQMALQGTLIQQTFPGPPNYESVKDGDEALTYDYLKLDQPFECDLASENDAVPEVQIILQSKSQIDYPDLAPLLGKEVVLTGETMYAQTGRHFTPVLLILEKAQVVNPLTSSEQKKSALLQFQQFQQALREKNVAALKTYFVFPVDGILWDFIAYDESQSIKMETLTETEFDKNASQIIDGLQMLSELKVNTETLTINEYRINALTEQEQKRHYVESEEDGTFYYEENGQRHTVDGVCDTVADGKFEDNILQVSKGTIGNEQLPGVSEYCDGASVYTFKLLDGKLRLVSSFTAG, encoded by the coding sequence GTGAAATATTTGTGGATCTCAGCCTTCCTGTTCAGTCATGCCGTGCTGGCCAATTGTCCCGACGAAAACCAGCAGATGGCCCTGCAAGGGACATTGATACAACAGACGTTTCCCGGCCCGCCAAACTACGAAAGCGTCAAGGATGGCGATGAGGCGTTAACATACGATTATTTGAAGCTGGATCAACCGTTTGAATGCGATCTTGCTTCTGAAAATGACGCTGTACCGGAAGTGCAGATTATTTTGCAGAGTAAAAGCCAGATCGATTATCCCGATCTGGCGCCGCTTTTAGGAAAAGAGGTCGTACTGACCGGGGAAACGATGTATGCCCAGACGGGCCGTCACTTTACTCCTGTTCTTCTCATCCTTGAAAAGGCGCAAGTGGTTAACCCCCTGACTTCGTCCGAACAAAAGAAAAGCGCACTACTTCAGTTTCAACAGTTCCAGCAGGCGCTACGAGAGAAAAACGTTGCTGCGCTAAAAACGTATTTTGTCTTTCCTGTCGATGGCATTCTTTGGGATTTTATTGCCTACGATGAATCGCAATCAATCAAAATGGAAACGCTCACCGAAACAGAATTCGATAAAAATGCGTCGCAGATTATTGATGGTTTGCAGATGCTCAGTGAGCTCAAGGTCAACACGGAAACCCTGACAATAAATGAATACCGAATCAACGCCCTGACAGAGCAGGAACAGAAACGTCACTACGTGGAGAGTGAAGAAGACGGCACTTTCTACTATGAGGAAAACGGGCAGCGTCATACGGTAGATGGCGTTTGCGATACGGTTGCAGACGGAAAATTTGAAGACAATATTCTGCAAGTGTCTAAGGGAACCATCGGTAACGAGCAACTTCCTGGCGTCTCAGAATATTGTGACGGTGCGTCGGTATACACATTTAAATTACTGGATGGAAAACTCAGGCTGGTTTCCAGTTTTACGGCAGGGTAA
- a CDS encoding LrgB family protein has product MSNIQLSVLCLAITLVVYFANKRLYRRFRKLPLMPLVLTPALLVLMLVFGHISWQSYIGESHWLLWLLGPATIAFAVPVYDNFAIIKRHWMSLTAGVITATVVAVTSSVWLARLFTLSDEIQRSLAVRSVTTPFALAAAEPLGGQPDLVALFVVVTGVFGMAVGDALFLRLSIREGMAKGAGFGAASHGAGTARSYELGQQEGVVASLVMMLSGVVMVLVAPLVAWAMF; this is encoded by the coding sequence GTGAGTAATATCCAGCTCAGCGTTCTGTGCCTTGCGATCACCCTGGTCGTCTATTTTGCTAACAAGCGCCTGTATCGTCGCTTTCGCAAACTCCCGCTGATGCCGCTGGTACTCACGCCTGCGCTGTTGGTGCTGATGCTGGTGTTTGGTCATATCTCCTGGCAGAGCTACATTGGCGAATCCCACTGGCTACTGTGGCTGTTAGGCCCGGCGACCATCGCCTTTGCAGTGCCGGTCTATGACAATTTCGCCATTATTAAACGTCACTGGATGTCGCTTACCGCCGGGGTCATTACCGCAACGGTGGTGGCGGTGACCAGCTCTGTCTGGCTGGCGCGGTTGTTTACCTTATCCGATGAAATCCAGCGCAGCCTGGCGGTACGTTCGGTCACCACGCCTTTTGCGCTGGCGGCGGCAGAACCGTTGGGCGGTCAACCGGATCTGGTGGCGCTGTTCGTGGTTGTGACTGGGGTATTCGGCATGGCGGTCGGCGATGCGCTGTTTTTGCGATTGTCGATACGCGAAGGAATGGCGAAAGGCGCGGGATTTGGCGCAGCGTCGCACGGTGCGGGTACGGCGCGCTCTTATGAACTTGGTCAGCAGGAAGGGGTAGTGGCCAGTCTGGTGATGATGCTTTCCGGCGTGGTGATGGTACTAGTGGCACCGCTGGTGGCCTGGGCGATGTTCTGA
- a CDS encoding CidA/LrgA family protein yields MAVAISRVRPAVLQRLQVPVQVLLYAGLFIVAQYLVSWLHLPLPANLVGMVLMLALIVCRVLPLSWVRAGARWLLAEMLLFFVPAVVAVVNYAHLLLVDGWRIFSVIAISTLMVLGATAWVVDKVYRYEISRLNRE; encoded by the coding sequence ATGGCTGTGGCGATAAGCCGCGTTAGGCCTGCCGTTTTGCAACGACTCCAGGTTCCCGTTCAGGTGCTGCTGTATGCAGGTCTGTTTATCGTTGCGCAATATCTCGTCTCCTGGTTGCATCTTCCGCTTCCCGCCAATCTGGTGGGTATGGTACTGATGCTGGCGCTGATCGTTTGCCGGGTGCTTCCGTTGAGCTGGGTGCGGGCAGGCGCACGCTGGTTATTGGCCGAGATGCTGCTGTTCTTTGTTCCGGCGGTGGTGGCAGTGGTGAACTACGCCCACCTGCTACTGGTGGACGGTTGGCGTATATTTTCCGTCATTGCAATCAGCACGCTGATGGTGCTCGGTGCGACCGCCTGGGTGGTGGATAAAGTCTATCGCTATGAAATCAGCAGGTTAAACCGTGAGTAA